A window of Campylobacter cuniculorum DSM 23162 = LMG 24588 contains these coding sequences:
- a CDS encoding carbon starvation CstA family protein — protein MSGFGAKILWLLVAILGAFCFCYLALQNGESVSAIYLIVAAVCIYAIGYRFYGRFVAYKVLELDKNRATPAVVNGDGHDFVPTNKIVLFGHHFAAIAGAGPLVGPILAAQLGYLPSMLWILVGGVFAGAVHDFVVLFISTRRNGRSLGEMIKDEMGNFTGGVAMLAIFGIMIIIIAILAMVVVKALADSPWGLFTIAMTIPIAVFMGIYMRFLRPGKVGEASIIGFILLILAIHYGSVVASDPALAQLFTFDAPTLALIIMAYGFIAAVLPVWFLLAPRDYLSTFLKIGVIVIMAIAIVIVAPDMYMPKTNPQYFDGTGPVFAGEIFPFLFITIACGAISGFHALISSGTSPKMLENETHALAVGYGSMLCESAVAVMALICACILHPGLYFAINSSSAIIGTDLAGVAATISHWGFSITPEEISVLTSNIGENTILSRTGGAPTFAIGVALILHELFGGVELMAFWYHFAILFEALFILTAVDAGTRACRFMVQDILGNVYKPLGDIHSYGAGIFATALSVAGWGYFLYQGAIDPKGGIYTLWPLFGVSNQMLAGMALLLVTSILVKMGKAKYTWVTLIPAIFVLVATLYGGIQKVLPYEEGNKVANAVSHIAAVKINSDKIKALEEQLIQTSDEAEKAKIQKDISAASQAKFANLLDAILCIFFMLTTLLVVASCIGICLGKIKIPLKESPYVKLNA, from the coding sequence ATGAGTGGCTTTGGAGCTAAAATTTTATGGCTTTTGGTAGCGATTTTAGGTGCTTTTTGCTTTTGTTATTTAGCTTTGCAAAATGGTGAATCTGTTTCAGCGATTTATTTAATTGTCGCTGCGGTATGTATCTATGCAATTGGTTACAGATTTTATGGACGTTTCGTAGCTTATAAGGTTTTAGAATTGGATAAAAATCGAGCTACTCCTGCTGTGGTCAATGGAGATGGGCATGATTTTGTTCCTACAAATAAAATTGTTTTATTTGGACATCATTTTGCAGCCATTGCGGGTGCAGGTCCTTTGGTAGGTCCTATTTTAGCAGCTCAATTGGGCTATTTGCCTTCTATGCTTTGGATTTTAGTCGGTGGTGTTTTTGCCGGTGCGGTCCATGATTTTGTCGTGCTTTTTATCTCTACGCGTCGCAATGGTCGCTCTTTAGGAGAGATGATTAAAGATGAAATGGGAAATTTTACCGGCGGAGTCGCTATGCTTGCAATTTTTGGGATTATGATTATTATCATTGCGATTTTAGCTATGGTGGTTGTGAAGGCTTTAGCAGATTCTCCTTGGGGTTTATTTACCATTGCTATGACAATTCCTATTGCGGTTTTTATGGGAATTTATATGCGATTTTTAAGACCCGGAAAAGTTGGAGAAGCTTCAATTATAGGCTTTATTCTCTTAATTTTAGCCATACATTATGGAAGTGTTGTAGCAAGTGATCCAGCTTTGGCTCAATTATTCACTTTTGATGCCCCAACTCTAGCTTTAATCATAATGGCTTATGGTTTTATTGCGGCGGTTTTACCTGTTTGGTTTTTGCTTGCTCCACGAGATTATCTTTCAACTTTTTTAAAAATTGGTGTTATTGTTATAATGGCAATTGCTATTGTGATTGTTGCACCAGATATGTATATGCCAAAAACTAATCCTCAATACTTTGATGGCACAGGTCCCGTATTTGCAGGTGAAATTTTTCCATTTTTATTTATAACCATAGCTTGCGGGGCAATCAGTGGTTTTCACGCTTTAATTTCAAGTGGAACAAGTCCTAAAATGTTAGAAAATGAAACTCATGCTCTAGCTGTTGGATATGGTTCAATGCTTTGTGAAAGTGCGGTTGCAGTTATGGCTCTCATTTGTGCTTGTATTTTACATCCGGGGCTTTATTTTGCAATCAATTCTTCAAGTGCGATTATAGGCACAGATTTAGCAGGTGTTGCAGCAACTATATCTCATTGGGGCTTTTCTATCACTCCTGAAGAAATTTCTGTTTTAACTTCTAATATAGGAGAAAATACTATACTTTCAAGGACAGGAGGGGCTCCAACCTTTGCAATCGGTGTCGCTCTTATTTTACATGAGCTTTTTGGAGGAGTTGAATTGATGGCATTTTGGTATCATTTTGCTATACTTTTTGAGGCTCTATTCATTTTAACAGCAGTTGATGCGGGAACGAGAGCATGTCGTTTTATGGTGCAAGATATTTTGGGTAATGTTTATAAACCTTTAGGCGATATTCATAGCTATGGTGCGGGAATTTTTGCCACAGCTTTAAGTGTTGCAGGTTGGGGATATTTTCTTTATCAAGGAGCGATTGATCCTAAAGGCGGAATTTACACGCTTTGGCCTCTCTTTGGTGTGAGCAATCAAATGTTAGCGGGTATGGCTTTGCTTTTGGTGACCTCGATTTTAGTTAAAATGGGCAAAGCTAAATACACTTGGGTGACCTTAATCCCTGCAATTTTTGTTTTGGTTGCAACTTTATATGGCGGAATTCAAAAAGTTTTACCTTATGAAGAGGGCAATAAAGTCGCAAATGCCGTTTCTCATATTGCAGCAGTTAAAATCAATAGTGATAAAATCAAAGCTTTAGAAGAACAACTCATACAAACAAGCGATGAAGCGGAAAAAGCTAAGATACAAAAGGACATTTCAGCTGCTTCGCAGGCTAAATTTGCGAATTTACTCGACGCCATTCTTTGTATATTCTTTATGCTAACAACTTTATTAGTGGTTGCTTCTTGTATAGGAATTTGTTTGGGTAAGATTAAAATTCCGCTTAAGGAAAGTCCTTATGTCAAACTTAATGCTTAG
- a CDS encoding HU family DNA-binding protein: protein MTRADFISQVAQSAGITKKDAATATDAVISTIANALAKGDSVSFIGFGTFSIAERKAREARVPSTGKIIKVPATKVAKFKVGKNLKEAVAKAKKKK, encoded by the coding sequence ATGACTAGAGCAGATTTCATTTCCCAAGTGGCTCAAAGTGCTGGGATAACAAAAAAAGACGCTGCAACAGCTACTGATGCGGTTATTTCTACAATCGCTAACGCATTAGCTAAAGGGGATAGTGTGAGTTTCATAGGTTTTGGAACTTTTTCAATAGCAGAAAGAAAAGCAAGAGAAGCGAGAGTGCCAAGTACAGGTAAAATTATCAAGGTTCCTGCTACCAAAGTTGCTAAATTCAAAGTTGGTAAAAATCTTAAAGAAGCAGTTGCTAAAGCTAAAAAGAAAAAATAA
- a CDS encoding transporter substrate-binding domain-containing protein, giving the protein MKILIAIFLSLSTLFSVDLKVGSENAYKPFAYLDEKNNATGYDNEVVKIVASYIKDAKLDFVSVPWNAIFSGLDSAKFDIIANQIVKTKEREEKYIFSKFPYFYGVSTLITLEDKNITDIKELNNPKIGVTVGSNHAYLLENYLKNNPNFKAQIVYYKTSPTLVADLKNKRLDAIVNDPIAIVDYAKAQNIKVKPSAFVFEKVPVYFVFRKDSKKLANLVDEALEKAIKEGKISELSLKYFGVDQSQ; this is encoded by the coding sequence ATGAAAATTTTAATTGCTATTTTTTTAAGTTTAAGCACACTTTTTAGTGTAGATCTTAAAGTAGGAAGTGAAAATGCCTATAAGCCTTTTGCTTATTTAGACGAAAAAAATAATGCCACAGGTTATGACAATGAAGTTGTTAAAATTGTAGCAAGTTACATCAAAGATGCAAAGCTTGACTTTGTATCTGTGCCTTGGAATGCAATTTTTAGCGGTTTAGATTCTGCTAAATTTGACATAATTGCAAATCAAATCGTAAAAACTAAAGAAAGAGAGGAAAAATACATCTTTTCTAAATTTCCTTATTTTTATGGTGTAAGCACTTTGATTACGCTTGAAGATAAAAATATTACAGATATAAAAGAATTAAACAATCCAAAAATAGGAGTTACAGTAGGTTCAAATCACGCCTATCTCTTAGAAAATTATCTCAAAAATAACCCAAATTTTAAAGCACAAATTGTATATTATAAAACAAGCCCAACCTTAGTGGCTGACCTTAAAAATAAACGTTTAGATGCTATTGTAAATGACCCTATTGCGATTGTTGATTATGCAAAGGCACAAAATATCAAAGTGAAACCGAGTGCATTTGTTTTTGAAAAAGTGCCTGTGTATTTTGTATTCAGAAAGGACTCTAAAAAACTCGCAAATTTAGTTGATGAAGCCTTAGAAAAAGCCATCAAAGAAGGAAAAATTTCAGAGCTTTCACTCAAATATTTTGGAGTGGATCAAAGTCAATAA
- a CDS encoding amino acid ABC transporter permease yields MFDFAYFYHTAQSLLPGLPISFLIASFSFCTGGLLGLIFALIRVYKFPFLNQIVILYVSFFRGTPLLVQLFMFFYGIPIFLKSLNFNFNFALIDAIYYALVVFSLYASAYLTEIFRSALLAVDKGQIEAAYSVGMNNFQTLRRIILPQAFMITLPNLLNFFILQIKNTALASIITVPDLMGLADIEAGRSSKFLEVYLMAAIMYWILCMILEFIFSKIEKYFEKFRKSYH; encoded by the coding sequence ATGTTTGATTTTGCGTATTTTTACCATACAGCACAAAGCTTACTGCCCGGACTTCCCATAAGCTTTTTGATTGCTTCATTTTCTTTTTGCACAGGAGGCTTATTGGGGCTTATTTTCGCTCTCATACGCGTCTATAAATTTCCTTTTTTGAATCAAATTGTCATTTTATATGTGTCTTTTTTTAGAGGCACACCCCTGCTCGTTCAACTCTTTATGTTTTTTTATGGAATTCCTATTTTTCTAAAATCTTTAAATTTTAATTTTAATTTTGCCTTAATCGATGCGATTTATTACGCCTTAGTCGTTTTTTCTTTATATGCGAGTGCCTATTTAACTGAAATTTTTAGATCGGCTCTTTTAGCCGTAGATAAGGGACAAATCGAAGCGGCTTATTCTGTAGGAATGAATAATTTTCAAACCCTAAGACGCATTATTTTACCTCAAGCTTTTATGATTACTTTGCCTAATTTGCTCAATTTTTTTATCCTACAAATTAAAAATACCGCCCTTGCTTCTATTATAACCGTTCCTGATCTTATGGGTTTAGCAGATATTGAAGCAGGAAGAAGCTCAAAATTTTTAGAAGTTTATTTAATGGCTGCGATTATGTATTGGATTTTATGTATGATTTTAGAATTTATTTTTTCAAAAATTGAAAAATATTTTGAGAAATTTAGAAAAAGCTATCATTAA
- a CDS encoding acyl-CoA thioesterase, with amino-acid sequence MRDMGEPKLKIVAMPNDTNPAGNIFGGWILSQIDLAGAIAARELSPERVVTISMDKVVFKEPVFVGDIVSCYAKIIKAGNTSIAVEVEVSAQRVDELGCTSCINVTSAIVTYVSVDKRGRKKPISNELKRIHGFLES; translated from the coding sequence ATGAGAGATATGGGAGAACCTAAATTAAAAATTGTTGCAATGCCAAATGATACAAATCCAGCTGGAAATATCTTTGGAGGTTGGATTTTATCTCAAATTGACCTTGCGGGAGCCATTGCCGCGAGGGAGCTTTCGCCTGAAAGAGTTGTAACAATTTCTATGGATAAAGTTGTGTTTAAAGAGCCTGTTTTTGTCGGTGATATAGTATCTTGTTATGCAAAAATTATCAAAGCAGGAAATACTTCAATCGCCGTTGAAGTTGAAGTGAGTGCTCAAAGAGTTGATGAGCTAGGTTGCACCTCTTGCATTAATGTAACTTCAGCCATAGTCACTTATGTCAGTGTGGATAAAAGAGGCAGAAAAAAACCTATCAGCAATGAATTAAAAAGAATTCACGGCTTTTTAGAGTCTTAA
- a CDS encoding substrate-binding periplasmic protein, with product MKKILLFALFGIIVHLQATEVGTGNTYKPFTYVDEKGQAAGFDVELLKILQNYDEKLEFHFRPVPFNALFAGLDSNKFDMLAHQIAKTKEREEKYIFSDTPYFNVILNIITAADTKIDSIKGLQNKSFGAVVGSNQALKIEEYAKKNPDLKIKIVYFKNYGTQLLALANHQIDAILDNPIVALDYAQSAGVEIKITDLTLQKTSVYFVFNKKDEDLKNRVSKALQRAREDGKLKNLSLKYFNKDYT from the coding sequence ATGAAAAAAATTTTATTATTTGCTCTTTTTGGAATAATCGTGCATTTACAAGCCACTGAAGTTGGCACAGGAAATACCTATAAACCTTTTACCTATGTTGATGAAAAAGGTCAAGCGGCGGGATTTGATGTGGAACTTTTAAAAATCTTACAAAATTATGATGAAAAACTTGAATTTCATTTTCGCCCGGTTCCTTTCAATGCCTTATTTGCTGGGCTTGATAGCAATAAATTCGACATGTTAGCCCATCAAATTGCTAAAACCAAAGAAAGAGAGGAAAAATACATCTTTTCAGATACGCCCTATTTTAATGTTATATTAAATATCATCACAGCTGCCGATACAAAAATTGATTCTATAAAAGGACTTCAAAATAAAAGTTTTGGAGCGGTTGTTGGCTCAAATCAAGCCCTAAAAATTGAAGAATATGCAAAGAAAAATCCCGATTTAAAAATCAAAATTGTATATTTTAAAAATTATGGTACACAGCTTCTTGCTCTAGCCAATCACCAAATTGATGCAATCTTAGACAATCCTATTGTGGCTTTGGATTACGCTCAATCTGCCGGAGTTGAGATTAAAATCACAGATTTAACCCTGCAAAAAACCTCTGTGTATTTTGTTTTCAATAAAAAAGATGAAGACCTAAAAAACAGAGTTTCAAAAGCCTTGCAAAGGGCGAGAGAAGATGGAAAACTTAAAAATCTGTCTCTTAAATATTTCAACAAAGATTACACCTAA
- a CDS encoding Rid family detoxifying hydrolase, which produces MSNYPKAIGPYSVFRQTNDLLFISGQIPINPNTGEIESSDIKEQTRQVLKNIGAILKENGLNYDKVLKATCFLTEIENFAVFNEIYAEFFTPPYPARSVFAVKALPKNAKIEVEIIAQK; this is translated from the coding sequence ATGTCAAATTACCCTAAAGCTATAGGACCTTATTCCGTTTTTCGCCAAACAAATGATTTGCTTTTTATTTCAGGACAAATTCCTATCAATCCAAACACAGGAGAAATTGAGAGTTCAGATATAAAAGAACAAACCCGACAAGTTTTAAAAAATATCGGTGCAATTTTGAAAGAAAATGGACTAAATTATGATAAAGTTTTAAAAGCTACTTGTTTTTTAACTGAAATTGAAAATTTCGCGGTTTTTAATGAAATTTATGCTGAATTTTTCACTCCACCCTATCCTGCAAGGTCAGTTTTTGCTGTTAAAGCTCTTCCAAAAAATGCAAAAATTGAAGTAGAGATTATAGCTCAAAAATAA
- the ciaB gene encoding invasion protein CiaB, whose translation MNHFKELSQLVKHRKAKINALYEILDSNESHQSIENLIKLSGLEKEPSVILAALRRLVDLKEENFVKEFQKHHFKDEKITEIKHLLYDEVRKFYEEEHQNLILEIKQKKLLNDFYQALIEGVHRIGLVMNAFEVVWTKEILEKNNKILAQLFPNLDDALKFLRQNKLYQLNPQGQICERSYGVLVKIGNLWKFVPYARFFENEILKLEFAFDTMLTELKNFAQNEEEFAYIEYFNKLKEAFCEKEDEKIISAWQEAEFAWLKVKSPLQVGHPLEYYEDNYTHAVALEWDLRLEDESTFDALNFSKEIKESFTRVYENIGIIDENLKNEVYHNIAKTQLYICSPMVFYGAELKGLFSAQVVPNDEFVSKKAGKKIFAFLNFVYENTKSKPFMRISSEIFDKKFLDFSREILFFEEEIWKRVYEISTIGHEFGHIFFIAEETEKQMNQSGFFKNIEEYKATAGGLVNFFYHEQEELKMPVFNELIKRAVGLIAWQRVDELKPYYTEALIHLSLLFESGTLEFKNNEFKVNFTLDFYEKFKELCLKNYHDLAKHYVLRLDAREFLNRFCVLEEGVFLPQSEECRDFVKFYYELYEKIGNDTDTSGEFEKYKMQS comes from the coding sequence ATGAATCATTTTAAAGAATTATCTCAACTTGTAAAACATCGCAAAGCAAAAATCAATGCTCTCTATGAAATTTTAGACAGCAATGAAAGTCATCAAAGCATAGAAAATTTAATCAAACTTAGTGGTTTAGAAAAAGAGCCAAGTGTTATTTTAGCGGCTCTTAGGAGACTTGTTGATTTAAAAGAGGAAAATTTTGTTAAAGAATTTCAAAAGCATCATTTTAAAGATGAAAAGATTACAGAAATCAAACATCTTTTATATGATGAGGTTAGGAAATTTTATGAAGAAGAACACCAAAATCTTATCCTTGAAATTAAACAAAAAAAGCTTTTAAATGATTTTTATCAAGCTTTAATCGAAGGAGTGCATCGTATAGGGCTTGTTATGAATGCTTTTGAAGTGGTTTGGACCAAAGAAATTTTAGAAAAAAATAATAAAATTTTAGCACAGCTCTTTCCAAATTTAGATGATGCTTTGAAATTTTTGCGTCAAAATAAGCTTTATCAGCTCAACCCTCAAGGACAAATTTGCGAAAGAAGTTATGGCGTTTTGGTTAAAATCGGCAATCTTTGGAAATTTGTTCCTTATGCAAGATTTTTTGAAAATGAAATTCTAAAACTTGAATTTGCCTTTGATACTATGCTCACTGAACTTAAAAATTTTGCACAAAATGAAGAAGAATTTGCTTATATAGAATATTTTAACAAGCTTAAAGAAGCATTTTGTGAAAAAGAAGATGAAAAGATTATCAGTGCTTGGCAAGAGGCTGAATTTGCTTGGTTAAAAGTCAAATCACCTTTGCAAGTGGGACATCCTTTGGAGTATTATGAGGATAATTACACTCATGCTGTGGCTTTAGAATGGGATTTGCGTTTAGAAGATGAAAGCACTTTTGATGCTTTAAATTTTAGCAAAGAAATTAAGGAAAGCTTTACCAGAGTTTATGAAAATATCGGCATTATTGATGAGAATTTAAAAAATGAGGTGTATCATAATATAGCTAAAACACAGCTTTATATTTGTTCTCCTATGGTATTTTATGGGGCTGAACTTAAGGGTTTGTTTTCTGCTCAAGTCGTGCCAAATGATGAATTTGTAAGTAAAAAAGCGGGTAAGAAAATTTTTGCTTTTTTAAATTTTGTGTATGAAAATACGAAAAGCAAACCCTTTATGAGAATTTCGAGTGAAATTTTTGATAAAAAATTTTTAGATTTTTCAAGAGAAATTTTATTTTTTGAAGAAGAAATTTGGAAAAGAGTTTATGAAATTTCAACTATAGGACACGAATTTGGGCATATTTTTTTTATTGCTGAAGAGACTGAAAAACAAATGAATCAAAGTGGATTTTTTAAAAATATTGAAGAATACAAAGCCACAGCAGGAGGACTTGTTAATTTCTTTTATCATGAGCAAGAAGAACTTAAAATGCCCGTGTTTAATGAGCTTATTAAAAGGGCTGTGGGATTGATAGCGTGGCAAAGGGTTGATGAGCTTAAGCCTTATTATACAGAAGCTTTGATACATCTTAGTTTGCTATTTGAAAGCGGAACTTTGGAATTTAAAAACAATGAATTTAAAGTTAATTTTACTTTGGATTTTTATGAAAAATTTAAAGAATTATGCTTAAAAAATTATCATGATTTAGCGAAACATTATGTGTTAAGACTTGATGCAAGAGAATTTTTAAATCGTTTTTGTGTTTTAGAAGAGGGAGTTTTTTTGCCTCAATCAGAAGAATGTCGCGATTTTGTCAAATTTTATTATGAGTTGTATGAAAAAATTGGAAATGACACAGACACAAGTGGAGAATTTGAAAAATATAAGATGCAAAGCTGA
- a CDS encoding ribose-phosphate pyrophosphokinase, whose product MRGYKIFSGSANIELAKKISKYLSLPLSNADIKRFSDGEISVQISESVRGKDVFIIQSTCMPTNDNLMELLILTDALKRSSTNSITAIMPYFGYSRQDRKASPRVPITAKLVANLIETSGIDRVATIDLHAGQIQGFFDIPVDNLYGSIVFNEFIKNKHFKNPIIASPDIGGIARARSVAKDLGLDIVIVDKRRERANESEVMNIIGDVKDKEVILVDDIIDTAGTIVKAAKSLKDKGAKSITACCTHAVLSGEAYERIASGILDELVVTDTIPLKKELPNIKILSVAPIFAEVIRRIYHNESINSLFI is encoded by the coding sequence ATGCGTGGTTATAAAATTTTTTCAGGTTCAGCAAATATAGAACTTGCAAAGAAAATTTCTAAATATCTCTCTTTGCCCTTGAGCAATGCAGATATAAAACGTTTTAGTGATGGAGAAATTAGCGTTCAAATCAGCGAAAGTGTGCGAGGGAAAGATGTTTTTATCATACAAAGTACTTGTATGCCGACAAATGATAATTTAATGGAGCTTCTCATCTTAACCGATGCCCTTAAACGCTCTAGCACAAATTCTATCACAGCCATTATGCCTTATTTTGGTTATTCAAGACAAGATAGAAAGGCAAGTCCTAGAGTTCCTATCACCGCTAAACTTGTAGCAAATTTGATTGAAACTTCTGGAATTGATAGAGTTGCAACGATAGATTTGCACGCGGGACAAATTCAAGGTTTTTTTGATATTCCTGTGGATAATCTTTATGGAAGCATTGTTTTTAATGAATTCATCAAAAATAAACATTTTAAAAATCCCATAATTGCAAGTCCGGACATAGGAGGCATTGCTAGAGCCAGAAGTGTGGCTAAGGATTTAGGGCTTGATATTGTTATCGTGGATAAACGTAGGGAAAGAGCAAATGAGAGTGAAGTGATGAATATCATCGGTGATGTTAAGGATAAAGAAGTGATTTTGGTTGATGATATTATCGATACAGCCGGGACTATAGTTAAAGCCGCAAAATCTTTAAAAGATAAAGGGGCAAAATCCATCACAGCATGTTGCACTCATGCTGTTTTAAGCGGAGAAGCTTATGAGAGAATTGCAAGTGGAATTTTAGATGAACTTGTCGTAACCGATACTATTCCTTTAAAAAAAGAGCTTCCTAATATCAAAATTTTGAGCGTCGCACCCATTTTTGCTGAAGTGATTCGTCGCATTTATCATAATGAAAGCATTAATTCTTTGTTTATTTGA
- the kcuS gene encoding KCU-star family selenoprotein, producing the protein MLRKIYFYYEKAERFFHPLVGVASYDKYLEHMKEKHPEKTPKSREEFFKDYLERKYNSGGLNRCC; encoded by the coding sequence ATGCTTAGAAAAATTTATTTTTATTATGAAAAAGCCGAAAGGTTTTTTCACCCCTTAGTGGGCGTTGCGAGTTATGATAAATATTTAGAACATATGAAAGAAAAACATCCCGAAAAAACTCCTAAGAGCAGAGAGGAATTTTTTAAGGATTATTTAGAAAGAAAATATAATAGCGGAGGTTTAAACCGCTGTTGCTAG
- the selD gene encoding selenide, water dikinase SelD: MKYKNQKLTHYVKAAGCAAKLSPGGLKTILNFMQKSPALLSGIGNNEDASVYQLNENLALVQTLDFITPIVDSAYHFGAIAAANSLSDVFAMGAEVINALNIVGFDKCNHDLEILQELLEGANDKVNECGALIVGGHTIESSELFFGLSATGLVNPQEFIANNTAKIGDFIVLTKPLGVGILSTALKGDLLQERHLNLMLESMQTLNLKASKIAKKFKANAMSDVTGFGLLGHLSEMLNGFISIEIFKDEVPILDGVEEYLESGLIPGGAYRNFEFVKAFCPKIKDENLILCDPQTSGGLLMALSEDKVKDCLKALHDEGIKAKIIGQCISKQEINLILS, encoded by the coding sequence ATGAAGTATAAAAATCAAAAATTAACCCATTATGTTAAAGCCGCAGGTTGTGCAGCAAAGTTAAGCCCGGGTGGTCTTAAAACAATTTTAAACTTTATGCAAAAATCTCCAGCTTTGCTTAGTGGTATCGGCAACAATGAAGATGCAAGTGTGTATCAGCTTAATGAAAATTTAGCTTTGGTTCAAACCCTTGATTTTATTACTCCTATCGTTGATAGTGCTTATCATTTTGGAGCTATTGCTGCAGCAAATTCTTTGAGCGATGTTTTTGCTATGGGTGCAGAAGTAATCAATGCTTTAAATATCGTAGGTTTTGATAAATGCAATCATGATTTAGAAATATTGCAAGAGCTTTTAGAGGGTGCAAACGATAAAGTGAATGAATGTGGAGCTTTGATTGTGGGAGGACATACGATTGAAAGTTCTGAGTTGTTTTTTGGTTTGAGTGCAACAGGTCTTGTTAATCCTCAAGAATTTATCGCTAATAATACAGCAAAAATAGGAGATTTTATCGTGCTTACTAAGCCTTTGGGCGTAGGAATTTTAAGCACAGCTTTAAAAGGCGATTTATTACAAGAAAGGCATTTAAATCTTATGTTAGAAAGTATGCAGACTTTAAATTTAAAAGCAAGCAAAATTGCTAAAAAATTTAAGGCAAATGCTATGAGCGATGTTACGGGCTTTGGACTTTTGGGACATTTGAGTGAAATGCTTAATGGTTTCATTTCAATTGAAATTTTTAAAGATGAAGTTCCTATTTTGGATGGAGTTGAGGAGTATTTAGAGAGTGGTTTGATTCCGGGCGGAGCCTATAGAAATTTTGAATTCGTTAAGGCATTCTGCCCTAAAATTAAAGATGAAAATTTAATTCTTTGCGACCCTCAAACTTCGGGAGGTCTTTTAATGGCTCTGTCAGAAGATAAAGTTAAAGATTGCTTAAAAGCCCTGCACGATGAGGGAATTAAAGCAAAAATAATAGGACAATGCATTTCAAAACAAGAAATAAATTTGATTTTATCATAA